A stretch of the Malus domestica chromosome 08, GDT2T_hap1 genome encodes the following:
- the LOC103440555 gene encoding NEDD8-conjugating enzyme Ubc12-like: MIRLFKVKEKQKETAENAKENGLVKKQSAGELRLHRDISELNMPEECKISFPNGKDDLMDFEITITPYRGYYMGGGFVFTFKVPAVYPHEPPKVKCKTKIYHPNIDLEGNTCLNILREDWKPVLNINTVIYGLYHLFTEPNHEDPLNQEAADLLRDNPKLFGLNVRKSIEGNIWVGGAHFPGCKTGDFY, encoded by the exons ATGATCAGATTGTTTAAAgtgaaagaaaagcaaaaggaaacagCTGAAAACGCAAAGGAGAATGGTCTTGTAAAGAAGCAAAGTGCAGGAGAATTGCGTCTTCATAGAG ATATAAGTGAGTTGAACATGCCAGAAGAATGCAAGATTTCATTCCCCAATGGAAAGGatgatttgatggactttgaGATCACCATTACACCTTATCGGGGATATTATAT GGGTGGTGGGTTTGTCTTCACGTTTAAAGTTCCCGCAGTCTACCCTCATGAGCCTCCGAAGGTCAAGTGCAAAACCAAG ATCTACCATCCCAACATCGACTTAGAAGGAAACACTTGCCTTAACATTCTTCGGGAAGACTGGAAACCTGTCTTAAATATAAACACTGTTATTTACGGATTGTATCACCTATTCACG GAACCTAACCATGAGGACCCCTTAAATCAAGAAGCAGCTGATCTTTTGAGGGACAATCCAAAATTGTTTGGATTGAACGTGAGAAAATCGATCGAGGGAAACATATGGGTGGGAGGCGCCCATTTTCCTGGGTGCAAAACGGGTGACTTCTACTGA